tccaggcaagaatactgtgagtgggctgccatgccctcctccaggggattttctagacccagggtttgaacccatgtctcttacgtctcttgcattggcaggtgggttctttatcactagcaccagctgggaagccccctctGCCCTTGCCTCCTTGATAACATCGGCACCACCCGTGGGGGTTTTGTACATAGATATCACAAGTTTGCAGTCCAGCCCCTAAAATAGCTTTAGGACTAAGGTAGGTCTGTATACATatctagttttcttcttttggttgATTTTTGCCCCCTCTTTTAAGCACATAGTCAGTAGAAAGCTGACTGAGTTTCAGGTAGTTGGTTCAGAGAAGCCAGACATAAGCACAGTGGCTGTGACCTGTCCAGATTAAATCTGTTAAACAGGAGGTTCTGGTGACTATAGAGAAACAGTAAACACACATTTCCTGTGTTCTCTGCTAGGGCAAAGGCCTCCTTTGTGTGACcagcataatttttaaatggcttGCAGGATATTTGGTGTGATCTGTTAGCATGAGTATTTTTGGAGGAGTTTGACTCAGGGGTAGGTAAGTATTAAAAGtcaagaatgaaaaggaaaagcctCTTCCTTTGGAGATTTCTTCCATAGGAGATCAAAATGGCATGTGCTTCCCTGTGTGTCTCTGAAGTCAGTTTGGTAGAAGTAGTCAGTGGTCAGCGAGTGTGCCTATCTATCTGGAGCTTGGCATTCTGGTGGGTGTCTGTCTCATGGCACAACAGCATCCAGTTCCCTCTCcaagaacagaaaaatgaattaaaaaaaaaaacaacccaccttCCCATGGTGAGGGAAGACGGTGGGATAGGAGAGTCCCTGGGCTCCTCCTCTGCTGATGCAGAATTGTCAAGGGACATGTTCACCTCAAACAAGAGCATCTGCCAGAGCTGGTCCCAACAGCCATGCTGCATGGGATTCCCCTCTTAGCACTTTCGCCACGTCTCCTCTGGcatcttttctttaatttccctAAGAAAAGCAGACTCAGTTTCACCATCTGTGCCCCCAGGCTAACTCACTTTGAATTTGAGCACCTCTGCCTCAGACAAGGTTCTGGAGGCTCTTTAACTTCCAAGTTCATATAACTCAGGCTAACAGGGAAAGCCAAGGATTTCTTGGTCCTGTGTACAATTTAATGAGCGCTTGGTTCCCTGTTCTTTGTATGTAGGTCTGTGTTGCGAGTAAAGACTCttcctgcaatgcgagagatctgggttcaatccctgggttgggaagatcccctggacaaggaaatggcaacccactccagtattcttgcctggagaatcgctaTGGACAgaaggacctggtgggctacagtccatggggtcacagagcgtcggacacgactgagtgactaatcacagCACACCCACATGTTGCAAGTAGTTTTCCAAGACTTCGTTtgtcttaaacacacacacacacactttattctTCACCTAGTCTTGACCTCTGGAGTCCTCAGGAGAGCTTTGTCCTTGCTTGTGACCTACCAACCCACCAGTCTTCTTGGCATGAGATATTTCTAAATGTGTGAGCTCACCTCACTCAGCTTTTCTATAGCCTCAGTGGTCTCAGATCATACTTAACTACTGGCCACTATTTTATCAGTGTTAGTCTCCTTTTCGCTTTTAATGTGATTTACTTGCATATGGTTTAGTTTATAAGGGTAGTATCTTTCATAGATCTGATGATTTTTGTAGTTGAAGATACCAGAGTTAACTGAACAGACAGAAATACATACATTTCTCTAGATAAGCATCTTAATTTACAAAGTCCCACATTGAAAATGAAGAGAACTGtgttgtttcttgtttgttttttttttaaagacttggaGAATATTTTAAATGCCCTCTCTCTCCACTTAGTACAATCAAAACTGGCCTAGAATATGCTTTGAGCAGGAGCTGTGACAGAAGTAGGAAGTAAATGTCAACACGGCTCCAAACAGCCTCAAAGGTCGGATGCCAGAAGGCTAAGAGAGCTGCTGAGGGAAATCCAGGAGCTGGGACTGGAGCTTCCTGGTTGACTGAGGCCCTGAGATGCCTTCTGTGCGTCAGTCTCTGCCCCGTAGGAAATGGGGGAAATTAGCTCACGGTTCCGAGGGAGGCAGATTTCTGCCAAATACTTGAGAAGAATTTTATTTGGACTCAATTTCTGATTATGTATCTTATGATTCATTATGAGAAAACATACCAGAGTGACTGGAAAGTGAACTTGCCTCACCTTGATGGAGGCAAGGACAGACATCTAATTAATACCCTTGCATGACCTCTGGTTTGCGTGTACACACCTGTGAACCAGCTACGGCTTTTCTCATTCCTATAGTGTGTTATCTGTTATATTTACATGTGTAGAGTGCTCCCTGATAAAGGAGGGAGTCGTTTTATGTGGTGGGGTAGGCACTGTGTAAAAGTGAtaggatttttttcctctctttttttctagatTGAGGGAAGCTTACTCTGAAATTATTGGCACTACTGATGACTGTTAAGAGCTGTTTAGATTCCTTTTCTGGTGAACTCACCAAGGACAGATAGCCAGGAGCTCTGTGGAACCTGAGGCGCTGAGCTAGAAGGTCTAGAATTGTGGCCTAAACCATGGGGTCCTCGACTTTGGCAGGCCAAAGCCTTTCTTCCTTCCAACCCTCCCTCTAGCCCCTCCTCCCAGCATTTTGGATAAACACTGTCTAATGTGGAAAGACCTGACCCCACAGTCCTCTTTGACCCCCGACCCCAATCACGGAAGACTGTGGGCTCTTTGGGGGCCGGGCTGTGGTCCTACTTGCCCTTGATTCTGCAAGGCCCACCCAGGCCAGGGTCTGCACTCTCGGGGACCATTCAGTTGATGTGTGTTgaatttaaaaaagcattttttaaaaaaaatttttgtaagtAAGTTACAAAGCTTCCTTTGCACCCCTCACCAATGTGTTTTCCTCTCCTGAGCGCCTTGCTGTCTGCTCGCTGGATGTGGACACAGCAGCAGCTTCCGCGCCTTTCGCCCTCAGCCTCTCACTGAATGGCAGGAGCCCAGCAGAACGGGTGGCCCCAGCGTCACCCTCTCTTTCCTTGTCACCAGAAGCTTACCCTCTGGTCCTTTACAGCCTCATTTCTCATCATCCGTTTGAGTGAAATAGTTTGCAAAGGGTGAgaatgtgggggtgggaggaggtggaAAGAACCATGGGCGTGAGTGGGATGTAGATATGACTAAGATGAGGCACTTCTGGGTGTTTTTAGATGAAAGGGAGATTTCTCCAGATTTATGGGCAGTGACCGTGTATCCTGCGGTCTCCAACCTTCCTCTTAAATTCTTATTGTCTATGTCAGCCGGAAGTCTTCCTCTGGCTGCGTGttgatgttatttaaaatattatgagcCTGGTGCTTTGTGAGGTAAGGCTGGCACGGCTCGCATTCCCAAGAAAGCGCTCAAACCAgtggtttcattttgttttcgtGATGGGAGATGTTTTTTGTGTCACAGCttacctcctccccaccccctcctccccaccaactTCCTCTTTGACCTCTTCATCTAAGATGAACCCATCTGCTCTTTTACCCTATGTAGCAGGTGCAAAGGCAAATTAAAAAACGGTGTCCTGAATCCAGAAAAGGAATATATCCCATCCAGAATCAAGGCCACAGTAGCAAATGACAGGCAGTCTTAAAAAATTGGGATAATTTATCTTTCAACATTACAAAAGCTTACCAGAGGTAGGGGCAGGTCATTGTTCAAGTGTCTGACAAGTGCATTAATCAGGAGAAACTCATTAGGCCTTAATGTGGGTCTAATGAGAAATTCCTATTATCCATGTTTGCTTATGGGCTTTGTTGGTTAATTACCAAAATGGAACACCAGAGCCCCTAAAATGTGattatgaaatgatttttaaaaattctttcttggaGTGTAATACTCTATTAATGAATCTTAAGAAATTGAAGGTTATCTGCTTTGGGCATGGGTAATAACCCAATATAATTACAAACCTTTTTAGAAGAAACCATTTAACTATATGTGACCAAAAACAGCACTTCTCACTGTTCTCTGTGTgtcttttgtttcagttttctgtGTTCCTGGGAATTATTTTCTTCCTGGAGCTCACTGCTGGGGTTCTGGCATTTGTTTTCAAAGACTGGATCAAAGACCAGCTGTATTTCTTTATAAACAACAACATCAGAGCATACAGGGATGACATAGATTTGCAGAACCTCATAGACTTCACCCAGGAATATGTAAGTTTAAATTTGGCTTATTTTCAGGTTGAAAGCCTTCTTGGAAGGATGAACCCAATGAATGTTCCTCCTGGCTTCTGTGTCTGCCAGTTGCAACCTACCTCTGACTCTTTTGCatggttttttcatttgtttgcttgtgtgtttattattttctaatttgctATATGACTTAGATGATTTGTATCCTAATGGGAAATGTCTGATTTTTCACTTATCTCAGTTTCTACTAAGAACAAAGAAGGAAACTCTTAGGCCAAGAGATGATCATCAAGGGTGCTCACTTCTGTGAACATTTGAAGACCCGctttttggtggggggtggggtgggggggtggttaatgtggatttttttctattcttgatCCCCTTCCTGGTCATTCTCCATGCTTCATAGCTCATAATAATGTACTTAGCAATAGAATATTTATCCACCAAGTTCCTCAAATTATGCCTATCCGAATACCTGAAACTGAAAACTGAGAAACGTCTAAGACTTGGTGACTTCTCACAAGTAAATTATCTATAGAGCCGAGCTATCTCCCATTCCAGTTTCTCAACATGTCTGTGAGACAGTGACCTCTGCGATGCAAATGAGGCGGCAGATGCCCTGTTCCActcaaaatgcaaaatggtatataCGGGACCAGAAGACACACAGCAAGTGCCAAAATCTGATCAGCTAAGTGACCTTGGGCTAAAAGGACCTCAAGCTGTTGCCCTAagagtaaaatgggaataatagtagCCACTGTTTAACTCATGGGGACATTCTGACACTCATGAGAGGTACTTGGTTTTATATTAGGCTTCAGGTGTTACTGTCCTGCAGACTGAGAGCCTATATCTGCCGCACTGAAAAGCTAGATAAGGGTGAGCAGGCCTGAACCGCTGTGTCGTTTGACATTCGTGTACGTGTCGTGTATGTGGCAGAACTGGAGGCCAGACAGAAACTCAGCGAACCTGTGACAGTCTCTTGGTTGGCTGGTTTTCCAGAGTGAGCTGGGCCCCTTTGATAAAGTGAGGAGAGGAGGCCTGCATCAGCGCTTGCCGTGGGGGACACCCCCTGCCCCGTTAGGCACTCAGAAGTGAGCTGAATTGTGCTGGTCTTGTTCTATGATGCAACGACTGTCCTGGAGCCTGCTGTCCCTCGGGTGTGAGATTAAGCCCTGATTCATCTCCTCAGCAGACTTGACTGGTTTGTTGGGTCATAATGGATGCAAGCTCACACCTTGCCAAGTATTATTGCTGACTAGTTTGCATGACAGATCTGATGGAGCTTTGTAGGCCAACTGGAGATGCACAACCCAAGCCTTTGGAGGATCCGATGAACTCGAAGAACATGCGGATACACGTTCTCTTGAGATGCTGTCTGCTTTATATTGGAATTCTGTTATTTCATGTGATTTCACTTTTCTGTCTTGGATTTTAATACTTTGAAGTAGCTATTGATCTTGAAACCTTTATGGTGGTCAAGGCTTGATGTTTGTTTAACTCAGAGAAGTCGGACTGGGCCAGCATGGGGGAGTGTCAAAGGGGCTTATGATGGAGCCACCCTGGAACCTAGCCTTATGACTCACTGAATTTAGCAgcttgttttattatattttaattgattGCAGTTTTTAGGCTGAAAATCTAAATCCAtgctcttgtttttaaaaattcagaatagaaacagatacagaataaaaaatatgCCTTTCAAACTTGGGGGGGTGGTAACAGATATGTTCACTATCTTGCTTGCAGTGATGCTTTTATGATGTATAAGTATGTGAAAACGTACCAagttatacactttaaatatgtgcacTTTATTGTATGTCAGTTCTATCTCAGTAAAGTAGATGAAAACTGTGTAGAGATGGAAATTTAAAAACGAAGTAAACCCATGGATCTCCTACATGACCCCAGTTGCCTCCTTCAGACACTGCTGCTGCTTGCTGTCTTGCTGTCCTTCTAGAGTGTTCCTTTATGTACTTGAACCAAACAGACTTTGCTCTGACCAGGCCCTGCTGTACAATCCTTCCCTGCCCGTCCTCCACCTCCCACCACGGGGCCTCCTGGTTTTTTTGTCCATCACCAGCACCAGCTTACTACACACCCTCGGCCTTAACTCAGAAGCTTTTATGGTGGCCGTTTAGGTTAatcttggtttaaaaataaaacctgggCCAGAGAGAAGGTTAGAGCTGGCAGAAGCTGGGTATGGGTCATTCTGGCAGGTGGAGCGTAGGCACCTGGTCGCCTCCAAGTTGAGATGTTCTAATTTTCTCCTGTTTGCTCTAGTGGCAGTGCTGTGGGGCTTTTGGAGCTGATGATTGGAACCTAAATATTTACTTCAATTGCACAGATTCCAATGCAAGTCGAGAGCGATGCggcgttcccttctcctgctgtaCTAAAGACCCCGCGGTAAGTGACGGCCAGAAACCCAACGTGTGTGTACAAtgagcagtttctttttttctcaggaaACCTCTTCTTACCCACCTATTCCTAACTGTAGCTCCtcttgcagtgagtggggggtTAGAGCTCAGATCATCTCAGTAGGAGTAATTACgtatatgtgttagtcactcagtcgtgtccaactcatgcCCAACATTAATTAAGCGGTGCGCGCTGGTTCCTGTTCTAAGCCTGTGTACGTGTTGGCTCATTTCACTTTGGAACCTTCCCGCTGGCAGATACTACCATTATCTTCCCTTTTCAGGTGAAGGCCCGTGGAGTTTAAGTAGCTTTCCCAGGCTTGCACTGCTGGCGAGTGATGGAGCCGAGCCTAAACTCAGGCAGCTGCCCGTATCGCCTGTATTCCTTCCTTGTGAGAAGGACTGGCTTGTACGGAAGCACTGCATTGCTTGGGGTTAGTAAGCCTTTTCTTGCTGACTCAGCTCTGAAGGAGTCCTAGGAATAGGAGAAGAGTCTGAGACAAGCTCGGATGAGACCACTGCAGGAAGACTGTGGCTGCCCACACTCTTGGCCAGAATGGTGACAGTCACTGCAGTTTGTATTttaggaaaaattagaaaatctgtCCACAAGCCACCCTCTTTACTGTTGGTTTGATTATATTTTGAGTCAAATTGTCTGGTATAGTGAATGTGTCTCAGTtgagtcagactctttgcgaccccgtggactgtagcccgccaggctcctctgtccatggaattctccaggcaagaacactggagtgggttgccagccccttctccaggagatcttcctgacccagggatcgaacccagacctccctcattgcaggcagattcttttgtctgagccatcagggaagtctgataCATAGTATGGCTTGAAATGTAGCTCCCCAGCTCTATGTAAAAGCCAGAATTGAGGGTTAAAACAGTAAATGTGAGAGAGAAGGTGCCCTTAGCCCTTCCTTGCTCCTCAGCCTCTCTCTGACTGGTCAACCCCACAGTGTCCTCCCCCAGACCCGCCCTTCCATACGAGGGACAGGGCCACATGGGTACTGATGAGTTCAGGGGCTGGTTCTCCCCTGCAAGGTGGGGTGTGTGGGGCTCTTTAAAAGGGGCCGTTGTTCATCTGTAAAAACACTGAATCATTATGCTGTGCccctgaagctaatataatattgtaaatcaactaaccttcaatttaaaaaagagagaaggggacaatggtcTCAGGACAGTTGTCTCAGGACAATGGTCCCCAGACTCAGTCTGGGCTGTTCTCTTTGTCTGAAGGAGGCTAAGAATTGGTGAGGACTGTGCTCTGGACCCTCCCCAGGAAAGCCAGCCTTCCTCCCCAGCTCACTTCTCCCTTCCCCTGGGTGGGCTGGGAGGCAAGAGAGCGCCCATCACAGAGCCCAGGGTGCCCGCCCAGGCAGCAGACACAGCTGTGCTCTGTCTGTCTCCTGCTTCTGCCCTGAGTGAATATTCCAGCAGAATTCTGAAAATTCTCAGAAGATGCACCCCCTTTCAATTGTAGATCCTTTGGGACAAGATGTCTCATTCCATAAATGCTAAGCTAGTAAAATCCACCACATGCCCTGCAGAGGAGAAACATAAACCAACCTGAGACAGCAGAACCCACGTTTCTTCTCAGGCCTGTGAGATGTCGGGGTgcctatacacacacatgtggtcAGGGCATTGCTTTTAATAATCAAAATGACTTGTTCTCGTGGAAAAACCACTTAAACAATGCACAAGTGCATGTATTGTATCTTAGacacttggtcatgtctgacacttgggaccccgtgaactgtagcccgccaggcttctctgtccatggaattttccaggcaagaatagcctGGAgaaatggagtgagttgccattcctttccccagggaatcttcctgacccagggattaaacctcggtctcctgcattgcaggtagattctttactgtctgagccaccagggaagcccagtatgctAGTATATAGATTCAAAAATAGAATTCCCCACTGAAGAGCATAAATGGAGATAATCATTATGAAAGTCATTAGAAGAAACTTTTAACTGTGGTTTTTGTCTGTCTCCAATTCCCTAAACCCATAAGCTTCTTGAGGTTATCAACCTTGAATTCAGAGATTCCCACGTAATGGAATCGCTAGTCTTTCTGATAtttcctgagtctcagttttcctcATTTGGAAAGGAAGGATTATTTAATACCTCCTAAGGAATGTTGTGATAATTCCATGGGATTTTGTATGAAAGTGTTTAACACGGTGCCTGGGACATCTGTGTgcccaaataaacattttatgaCCAACATTTAGCAGGGGTCTTCTGCTGACCGTGGATGGACTTTCTGTCTGACAAGAGTGAGtttcagttttctgtttcttttctccacCAGGAAGATGTCATCAACACGCAGTGTGGCTATGATGCCAGGCAAAAACCAGTAAGTGGAATCCCATCTTGTCGCTTAGTACGAAGGGTGTTGGAGGAGCTTTTGAATTTGCGTGGTGATGCTGTGCTCTCCTCTTCCCTTGTGAAGGAAGTCGATCAGCAGATTGTCATCTACACGAAAGGCTGTGTGCCCCAGTTTGAGAAGTGGTTGCAGGACAACTTAACCATTGTGGCTGGTATTTTCATAGGCATTGCCTTGCTACAGGTAAGATGGCTGTCATGGGCGATGGTGCCCTGGGAGAGCCCTCGCCAGGACAGACGCTTTGCCTAGTCCCCACACGTCACAGTTGTTAAGACACCTTGGAGGGCTGGGGAGAAAACCTCAACTCTCTTTGGTTTGTATTTTGTTAAGGCTCTGATTTCAGATGCTACTATCCCGAAAGACTTTAGGGAACCTTTCATCCTTTTCAAGATGGAAAAGTTGCTGGGGTCACTAGTTGCCTTCTGGCTTTCCAGCGTTTCCATGGGGTTAGTGATGTGGCATTGTGACAGCTGATCAGACAGGAAAGGTCAGATGGCAAGCCTTGCCCAGTGGCCAGGCTAAGACTTTTTGGAGTTTCTCAGACACTCTGTactcctttctgtctctggatCATCTTTCCAAAGtgctgggaagggaagggagcaCCCACTTTTCCTCCTGGGAAGCCAAAGAACTGGGCTTTTCTTCTTGTGGAGATGTGATACTTTCAACTGACAGGGCCACAAATGAGGCATAatggttgaaagaaattaaagaagacctgaATAAATGGAAAGTCATCCATCATCAcagattggaagacttaatattgttaaggtGGCAatactccccaaattgatctacaaGATTCAGTGCAGCCTCCGCCAAAATGACAACTGACTTATTTGCAGAAAGGGACAAGCTGATCctacaattcatatggaaattcaagGGACCCAGAATAACAAAACACACTTTAGAAAGCACAGGGTTGGAGAATTCATACTTCCCAATTCAAAACTTCtgacaaagctacagtaatcaagatagtgtATACTGGCATATGGCTGGACATATAGTTTAGTGGAATGGAACTGAAAGTTCAAAAAAAGCCTCTAGTCTATGGTCAAATGACTTTTTTTGACCAGGGaaccaagaccattcaatggggaaaaaatggtcttttcagcaaatggtgcTGGGCTAACTGTTTATACAAAAGACTGCGTTTGGATCCCTaatcacatataaaaattaactcagaacTGATCAAATACCTAAACGTAAAAGGTAAAGCTATAAAAGTTTTAGAAGAAAGTATAGGTGTAAATCTTTGTGATCTTGAATTAGACAGTGTTTTCTTAGATATGATGCTAAGATCACAAGCAACCAAAAAGTGGGtaagttggacttcatcaaaattaaaaacttttgtgctgaAAATGacacaagaaagtgaaaataaagcccacaaaatgggagaaaaaaatttacatatcAGTACCTCTGATAAAGGTCCTGTGTAtagaatatgtaaagaacaactcaactataaaaaaagataaacccAATTTAAAGGtgagcaaaggatttgaatagacgtTACTCCGAAGATACACATTAGCTCTTTGTAAtgacatcattcattattagagaaattcagaaCCAccgtgagataccacttcacacataCTAAGTTGGTTATAATAAAGACAGACATTAATAAGAACTGGttaggatgtagagaaattggaaccctcaaaCATCACTAAAGGGAATGAAATGGACGCAGTATCTTTGGGAAACAATTTGCTAGTTCATGAGAAAATTAGAGtaaccatatgactcagcaattctgctCCTAGGTATGTGCCCCAAAGTACTGAAAGCATGTTTACCCAAAAACTTGtacaccagtgttcatagcagcattatttgcaatagccaaaaagtggaaaccatCCACATATCCATcatctgatgaatggataaaccaaaTGAAGTTTATCCatataatggaacattattcagccatcaaaagaatcaaactgcTGTTGCAAgatggatgaactttgaagacATTTCACTCCATGAAAGCAGACCAACACAAAGGccatatattatatgattctagTTCTATGTCAAAAtaagcaaatccacagagacagaaaatagctTAGTGATTTCTAGGACTGCCAGGATGAGGGGGCGGGTGGAGTGACTGTCCCAGGGTACAGAATTTCTTTGggggataatgaaaatgttttggattaAGATagtgtggtgatggttgcacattCTCATGAATGTACTGAGAATCGCTacattatacactttaaaatgatgaattctGTGGGATGTGAATTCTATCTCAATTTTGaaaatcaaagattttttttaaaaataggattcaGTAGCCAACAAAGCCTAAACCTTCTGCCATTTGAcgcctttcttccctttctcagaTCTTCGGGATCTGCCTGGCCCAGAACCTGGTGAGTGATATCGAGGCTGTCAGGGCTAGCTGGTAGAGCGCCTGCTACAGCCACTTCCAGACACTGGACAGACCCAGCCTTCCTGACCCTCCAGTGCGCCCACCTGATACCCATGCTGCACGGACTCTGATCTCAGAGGCATCCCGCAATCCCAACTGATGGAGCTGCCAAGAACTTAGTTTTCTTGCGGGGGGAGGTAAACTGGGAAATGCTGCTCACtgacagaattaaaaaataaccagTATGAAAGTCTTTGCGCCATGAATCTCTACTGTAGCCATGAATTTCTGGAAGGTTGGATACttaccaaatggaaaaaaaaaaaagggagggtgggggagccAGATGTACTGAGTTTGTGGAAGAGTCTTGTCCCTGCTTCGGTGGTCGGAAGGCTGTCTTCTGTGTTAACGGCCTGAGGAGGTGTGTCGTTTCTGAGACTCAGCCCCTTACCTGGGAGGGGTGTGTTTTCAGCATCCCTTCGCTGTACGTTTCAAGGAACCGTTAACAACCATCCTCCCAGGAAGAGAACAGCTTGCCTTTGGGTTCCCATTTTGTGACCGCATTCGACAAGGAGCTTGGGTGGACTCATCTGGTCTCTCCTGGAGTGTGTCCTTGTAGAAGTTGTGTATTCCTTGTGTGCTGAGCAGGGGCTTTGGAGCATTTCACGATGCCGAATTCTAGCAGGACAGATCTTTTCTGTAAGTAGGCCTGGGCTTTATTTATCAATGAAATCCAAGGAGAAAAAGAGGTAGTGAATACTGCAGCCCACCAAATTAGTTATTGGGTTTTTTGGAAATGGAATACTCTGGGGCTTTGTTTTGTTGTGgccctcccccctttttttttgtcttccagAAGTGAAAGCTATGATACAGTTTCTCttacattttagatttttttttttttactcagctcgaatattaattttttatataatctCTCTGCATGACCTGTGAATCTGAATCCACCAGCTCCTTTTCATGCCGTCTCTCCTACAAGCCTTTATAAACGGTCTTCTGTCAGCATTTATCTCATGGGGTCCGCAGCCCTGAGTGGCGTGTCCTGCCCGTCTGGGAAGGGACCAGCTGGACGTCCCAGGTATGTCTGTGGACTCAGTCTCTGCTCCATGTCGCGCGATCGTCATGGCCTCTTCTGCAGGCTCCCCCTTTCTCTTGGAATCAAATTAAGCCCAGTTCTGAAATGGTGTTGA
The nucleotide sequence above comes from Cervus elaphus chromosome 17, mCerEla1.1, whole genome shotgun sequence. Encoded proteins:
- the TSPAN5 gene encoding tetraspanin-5 isoform X4, whose protein sequence is MSGKHYKGPEVSCCIKYFIFGFNVIFWFLGIAFLGIGLWAWNEKFSVFLGIIFFLELTAGVLAFVFKDWIKDQLYFFINNNIRAYRDDIDLQNLIDFTQEYWQCCGAFGADDWNLNIYFNCTDSNASRERCGVPFSCCTKDPAEDVINTQCGYDARQKPEVDQQIVIYTKGCVPQFEKWLQDNLTIVAGIFIGIALLQIFGICLAQNLVSDIEAVRASW
- the TSPAN5 gene encoding tetraspanin-5 isoform X1, translating into MSGKHYKGPEVSCCIKYFIFGFNVIFWFLGIAFLGIGLWAWNEKGVLSNISSITDLGGFDPVWLFLVVGGVMFILGFAGCIGALRENTFLLKFFSVFLGIIFFLELTAGVLAFVFKDWIKDQLYFFINNNIRAYRDDIDLQNLIDFTQEYWQCCGAFGADDWNLNIYFNCTDSNASRERCGVPFSCCTKDPAEDVINTQCGYDARQKPEVDQQIVIYTKGCVPQFEKWLQDNLTIVAGIFIGIALLQIFGICLAQNLVSDIEAVRASW
- the TSPAN5 gene encoding tetraspanin-5 isoform X2, with protein sequence MSGKHYKGPEVSCCIKYFIFGFNVIFWGVLSNISSITDLGGFDPVWLFLVVGGVMFILGFAGCIGALRENTFLLKFFSVFLGIIFFLELTAGVLAFVFKDWIKDQLYFFINNNIRAYRDDIDLQNLIDFTQEYWQCCGAFGADDWNLNIYFNCTDSNASRERCGVPFSCCTKDPAEDVINTQCGYDARQKPEVDQQIVIYTKGCVPQFEKWLQDNLTIVAGIFIGIALLQIFGICLAQNLVSDIEAVRASW
- the TSPAN5 gene encoding tetraspanin-5 isoform X3, giving the protein MFLGIAFLGIGLWAWNEKGVLSNISSITDLGGFDPVWLFLVVGGVMFILGFAGCIGALRENTFLLKFFSVFLGIIFFLELTAGVLAFVFKDWIKDQLYFFINNNIRAYRDDIDLQNLIDFTQEYWQCCGAFGADDWNLNIYFNCTDSNASRERCGVPFSCCTKDPAEDVINTQCGYDARQKPEVDQQIVIYTKGCVPQFEKWLQDNLTIVAGIFIGIALLQIFGICLAQNLVSDIEAVRASW